Proteins co-encoded in one Malus sylvestris chromosome 9, drMalSylv7.2, whole genome shotgun sequence genomic window:
- the LOC126582921 gene encoding heavy metal-associated isoprenylated plant protein 21, giving the protein MGALDYLSNFCTVTSTRSKRKAMQTVEIKVKMDCDGCERRVKHAVTSMKGVKTVEVNRKQSRVTVSGYVEPNKVLKRVKSTGKKRAEFWPYIDQHLVRYPYASGVYDWRAPKGYVRNVVQAFPASINAPEENMVTLFSDDNVNACSIM; this is encoded by the exons ATGGGCGCTCTTGATTATCTTTCAAACTTTTGCACAGTCACCAGCACAAGAAGCAAGCGTAAAGCAATGCAG ACAGTTGAGATCAAAGTCAAAATGGACTGTGATGGCTGTGAAAGAAGAGTCAAGCATGCTGTTACCTCTATGAAAG GTGTAAAAACTGTGGAGGTGAACCGGAAACAAAGCCGGGTGACAGTGAGCGGGTATGTAGAACCGAACAAGGTGTTGAAGCGAGTAAAAAGCACAGGCAAGAAAAGAGCTGAGTTTTGGCCCTACATTGATCAACATCTAGTACGCTATCCCTACGCCTCTGGAGTATACGACTGGCGGGCGCCAAAAGGCTATGTCCGGAATGTGGTTCAAGCTTTTCCGGCGTCTATAAATGCACCTGAGGAGAACATGGTCACCCTCTTCAGTGATGATAATGTCAATGCTTGTTCCATAATGTAG